The DNA segment CGGGGGCAACGGCGACAGATTTGAGTATGGCATGGCAGCGCTGGCCGCGTTCCAGCCCCATCGCCTGAACCGAGCGGCGCGTGATGCGCGCGCTCAGCCGCTCGTCGCCAATGGCCAGCGTGACCAATGCGCCGGGGCCATTGCCCAGCCGAATGTCGGTGATGAGGCCGGACAGGATATTCAGCGCGGACAACCCTTGCGGCGCGTCGCGCGACAAGATCACCTCTTGCGCCGCAATGCGTACGCGCAATGTCGTGCCGGGCTGGTCGCTGATGCGCGGCAACCACAACGACCCCGCAGCGGTTGTCAGCTCGCTCAACCCGTCGCTGTGATGCGCCACCACCCGCGCGCTTAGCACCGAGGCCGCGGCCCGTGCCCCGACTGCCGCCACATCGCCGAGCACTTGCGCAGCAGTGCCACATGCCGCAACGCGCCCCGCCTTTAGCGCCACAACAGTCGTCGCAAGCCGCGCCACTTCAGCCGAGGAATGGCTGACATACAGGATCGGCACGGACACTTCGTCGCGCAGTCGTTCAAAATAGGGCAGGATTTCCGCCTTGCGGGCCTCGTCCAGCGCGGCAAGGGGTTCATCTGCCAAAATGAGCTTGGGCGCGGCCAGCAGCGCACGCCCAATGGCGACGCGTTGTTTCTCTCCGCCTGACAGCGCACCGGGGCGACGGTCCAGAAGCGCGCCGATGCCCAGCATCTCGACCACGCGCGTCAGGCCTTCGGTGCGTGCGTCGCGCGGTGCGAACCAGCGCCCGTATAGCAGGTTCTGGCGCACAGTCAGATGCGGGAACAGGCGGCCTTCCTGAAAGATATAGCCCAAGCGGCGCTTATGCGGGGGCAGGTTGCGGCGCGCCTGTGTATCAAGCAGCACCCAGTCATGCGCGACCACCCTGCCTTGATCGGGGCGAAGCAGACCTGCCACTGCGTTGATCAGCGTGGTCTTGCCAGAACCTGAGGGGCCAAACAGCACGGTCACACCGGCCGGCGCGCTAAAGGCCACGTCAAGCGTGAACCCCTTGAAGCTGTGCCGGAGTGAAACCTGCAATGTCATGTCCCGGCCACCACCCTTGCCACGCGGCGCGCCACAAATTCGGACACCAGCAGCGCCGCCATTGCGATGACGATGGCAACAATGACAAGGCGGCTTGCCGCCTCTTCGCCGCCCGGCACCTGTAGAAAGGCATAGATGGCCGAAGGGATGGTCTGGGTCTGGCCGGGGATGTTCGACACAAAGGTGATTGTCGCGCCAAACTCGCCCATTGCCTTGGCGAAGGCAAGAATTGCGCCTGCAATGACGCCGGGCAGGATCAGCGGCAAGGTGACGGTCAGGAACACCCAAGGGCGTGATGCACCCAGCGTGCTGGCCGCCGCTTCCAATTTCGGGTCAACTGCTTCAACGGCCATGCGGATTGCGCGGACCATCAGCGGAAACGCCATCACCGCAGCGGCTACCGCCGCGCCTGTCCAGCGAAAGGACAGCACAATCCCGAACCATTCGTCCAGAAACTGCCCCACGCTGCCGCGCCGCCCAAAGGTGACAAGCAGCAGATACCCGGTCACGACGGGCGGCAGGATCAGCGGCAGATGCACAAGCCCGTTCAGCACCTGCTTGCCCCAGAAGTCCCACCGCGCAAGCGCATAGGCCACAAATATGCCCAGCGGCAGGCTGACCAGTGTGGCCCAGAACGACACGCGGATCGACAAGCGCACCGCTTGCCATTCGGCAGGCCCAAGCCAGTTTGCCCAGTCAAACCCCATCAGTCGATCACACCAAAGCCATGCGCCGCCCAGATCGCGCGCGCAGTGTCCGAGGTCAGAAATTCCAGATACGCCTGCGCCACAGGGCTGGTCGATTGTGCGGTGATCGCCGCGGGGTATCTGATCGGGTCATGGCTGCCCTGCGGGAAGGTGCCGATAACTGTGACGCTGTCGGTCGCGCGTGCATCGGTTGCATAGACGATGCCAAAGGGCGCTTCATTCTGCACCACGAAGGCAAGGGCCGCGCGCACATTGTCAGTTTGCGCGACGCGTTGCGCCACGCTGTCCCACAATCCCAGCGTCGTCAG comes from the Roseinatronobacter monicus genome and includes:
- the modB gene encoding molybdate ABC transporter permease subunit — encoded protein: MGFDWANWLGPAEWQAVRLSIRVSFWATLVSLPLGIFVAYALARWDFWGKQVLNGLVHLPLILPPVVTGYLLLVTFGRRGSVGQFLDEWFGIVLSFRWTGAAVAAAVMAFPLMVRAIRMAVEAVDPKLEAAASTLGASRPWVFLTVTLPLILPGVIAGAILAFAKAMGEFGATITFVSNIPGQTQTIPSAIYAFLQVPGGEEAASRLVIVAIVIAMAALLVSEFVARRVARVVAGT
- the modC gene encoding molybdenum ABC transporter ATP-binding protein; this translates as MTLQVSLRHSFKGFTLDVAFSAPAGVTVLFGPSGSGKTTLINAVAGLLRPDQGRVVAHDWVLLDTQARRNLPPHKRRLGYIFQEGRLFPHLTVRQNLLYGRWFAPRDARTEGLTRVVEMLGIGALLDRRPGALSGGEKQRVAIGRALLAAPKLILADEPLAALDEARKAEILPYFERLRDEVSVPILYVSHSSAEVARLATTVVALKAGRVAACGTAAQVLGDVAAVGARAAASVLSARVVAHHSDGLSELTTAAGSLWLPRISDQPGTTLRVRIAAQEVILSRDAPQGLSALNILSGLITDIRLGNGPGALVTLAIGDERLSARITRRSVQAMGLERGQRCHAILKSVAVAPEDVGTGRQYKVAE